In Desulfosediminicola ganghwensis, a single window of DNA contains:
- a CDS encoding dihydrodipicolinate synthase family protein, giving the protein MKGIITAGFTFWDANGVLDAEATKAYCDFQVKAGVDGLFIIGSTGEFATMDVATRKQAAEMYKKALDSRLPLIIHTGALLPEEAFELTEHAAALGADAVAAVPPFYYPYDRDALFAYFSQLAVKAGDTPVYLYNFPAAAKNDLPPVLVKRLMDAHSNIVGVKDTSQDYTRYVDYTDILGKNATVFMGSDAMLLAALVMGGAGCVTATAACFPEVMVDIKKEYEAGNLERARELQLLASRLRLLFGKAPGLPIRKAGLVMRGFNSPLVHFPMRQLKGSEFEQFAIAVRALEKEFSYTLTAPINE; this is encoded by the coding sequence GTGAAAGGAATAATTACAGCAGGTTTCACATTTTGGGATGCTAATGGCGTACTTGATGCTGAGGCAACAAAGGCATACTGCGATTTTCAGGTAAAAGCCGGAGTAGACGGCCTTTTCATCATTGGCTCAACTGGTGAATTCGCGACTATGGATGTTGCAACCAGAAAACAGGCTGCCGAAATGTACAAGAAAGCGCTCGATAGTCGCCTGCCTCTTATAATACACACCGGTGCTCTCCTGCCTGAAGAGGCTTTTGAACTCACGGAGCACGCTGCTGCTCTCGGTGCTGATGCCGTTGCAGCAGTTCCCCCATTTTATTACCCATACGATCGGGATGCGCTTTTTGCATACTTCTCTCAGCTTGCGGTAAAAGCCGGTGACACTCCGGTTTATCTTTACAACTTCCCTGCTGCCGCAAAGAACGATCTGCCACCTGTGCTGGTTAAGCGCCTCATGGACGCCCACAGCAACATAGTCGGCGTAAAAGATACCTCTCAGGACTACACCAGATACGTTGACTACACTGACATTCTCGGCAAAAACGCTACGGTATTCATGGGTTCTGACGCCATGCTCCTTGCCGCTCTGGTAATGGGCGGAGCCGGTTGCGTTACTGCAACCGCGGCCTGCTTCCCTGAGGTAATGGTTGACATCAAGAAAGAGTATGAAGCAGGCAACCTCGAACGTGCCCGCGAACTCCAGTTGCTGGCAAGCCGGTTACGCCTGCTTTTCGGAAAAGCGCCCGGATTGCCGATCCGTAAAGCTGGTCTTGTAATGCGAGGTTTCAATTCTCCTCTCGTACACTTCCCTATGAGGCAGCTCAAGGGAAGCGAATTCGAACAGTTTGCCATCGCAGTCAGGGCTCTTGAGAAGGAATTTTCATACACTCTTACTGCCCCAATCAACGAGTAA
- a CDS encoding PLP-dependent aminotransferase family protein, translated as MYTIDRDLDQPLYIQIRNSVEQAILRGELKKGDRLPPVTVLAKEIGVTQATIRRALKDLGAAGYTTCHVGRGTFVRDPEDTEKTGEDGQNVRDQGKEGLSGSSGHGFRPKERAARMLRTGISKALYDIMPLAHREGIIALTRGVPDINQLPADFMEDVCTSILAGGGMQYAAATDPGGNYELRKEIARRASLDGSVVTPEMVLITNGVSQAITLVAEATTEERNHVICETPCFQGMPNSFTAMGHWVDSVQRDEEGPVMSQLERFSKYNSHLLYLCPYVHNPMGTDLSAERYDELVEWAKRTNSIIIADEIFRELGFEENQQPSLLKELGPERAIVVSSLSKSVMPGLRLGWIISSVRRIQELTQLKRLMDHSTPAITQGMGLHILSSGRFDDHVLKMRGVYRHRMEVLLQSLKRMMPDGVRWSQPAGGFSLLLELPKGYSSVALLLSAIDKGVSFLPAPLFDIDQRYVNCLRISVAWVDENEIKEGIELLADTIEECIQSPSFETGLSGLGGFQ; from the coding sequence ATGTATACAATTGACCGAGATCTTGACCAGCCGCTCTATATTCAGATTCGTAACTCTGTTGAGCAGGCAATATTGCGGGGTGAGTTGAAAAAGGGGGACCGGCTTCCGCCGGTTACGGTTCTGGCCAAGGAGATAGGAGTCACCCAGGCGACTATTCGTAGAGCGTTGAAAGATCTTGGGGCAGCTGGATACACCACCTGCCATGTCGGCAGAGGCACATTTGTTCGTGACCCTGAAGACACTGAAAAGACGGGCGAAGATGGTCAAAACGTTCGTGATCAGGGCAAAGAGGGCCTGTCAGGCAGCTCCGGTCATGGTTTTCGGCCCAAAGAGCGTGCAGCGAGGATGTTGCGAACAGGGATAAGTAAGGCCCTCTACGACATTATGCCCTTGGCTCACCGTGAGGGAATTATTGCTTTAACCAGGGGAGTGCCGGATATTAATCAGTTACCTGCCGATTTTATGGAAGATGTCTGCACCAGCATTCTAGCTGGCGGGGGCATGCAGTATGCCGCGGCAACTGATCCGGGTGGAAATTATGAGCTGAGAAAAGAGATAGCCAGACGGGCAAGTCTGGATGGCTCAGTGGTAACGCCGGAGATGGTTCTTATCACCAACGGTGTTTCTCAGGCGATTACGCTGGTAGCTGAGGCGACAACGGAAGAACGGAACCATGTCATATGTGAGACCCCCTGTTTTCAGGGTATGCCGAACTCATTCACAGCAATGGGGCACTGGGTGGACAGTGTACAGCGTGATGAAGAGGGGCCTGTGATGTCTCAACTTGAGCGGTTTAGTAAATATAATTCTCATCTGCTCTATCTCTGCCCATATGTTCATAACCCCATGGGTACCGACCTGAGCGCCGAAAGATATGATGAGCTGGTTGAATGGGCGAAAAGAACCAACAGCATCATTATCGCCGATGAGATATTCCGCGAGTTAGGCTTTGAAGAGAATCAGCAGCCTAGCCTGTTGAAAGAGTTGGGGCCTGAGCGGGCAATTGTAGTCAGCTCACTTTCCAAGTCCGTTATGCCGGGCTTGCGACTGGGCTGGATCATTTCTTCAGTTCGCAGAATTCAGGAGCTCACACAATTAAAACGCCTTATGGACCATTCGACTCCGGCTATCACCCAGGGGATGGGTTTGCATATTCTCAGCTCTGGCAGATTTGATGACCATGTGTTGAAGATGCGAGGTGTGTACCGGCATCGGATGGAGGTATTGCTGCAATCTCTAAAACGAATGATGCCGGATGGGGTTCGCTGGTCTCAGCCGGCTGGAGGTTTTTCACTTTTGCTTGAATTGCCCAAAGGCTACTCCAGCGTGGCCTTGCTGTTGTCGGCAATAGATAAGGGGGTTTCCTTTCTGCCTGCGCCGCTCTTTGATATAGATCAGCGCTATGTAAATTGTCTTCGCATTTCAGTAGCCTGGGTAGACGAAAATGAAATCAAGGAAGGTATCGAGTTACTGGCCGACACAATAGAAGAATGTATTCAGTCACCGTCATTTGAAACAGGTCTGAGCGGTTTGGGTGGGTTCCAGTGA
- a CDS encoding SpoIIE family protein phosphatase: MRTRHIQHLVLILKSGNLDQLEAGGSQATGMGNIVPFEPGETVPEPDNMLYLYTDGIIEYAFQSYSCQQFRLYGKTRTLTSRSSYANNAETALTGR; encoded by the coding sequence ATGCGAACTCGGCACATCCAACACCTAGTCTTGATCCTTAAATCCGGCAATCTCGATCAACTCGAAGCCGGAGGGTCCCAGGCTACCGGTATGGGCAACATCGTTCCATTCGAGCCGGGAGAGACTGTGCCTGAACCCGATAACATGCTCTACCTCTATACCGATGGAATTATAGAATATGCATTCCAGTCATATTCTTGTCAGCAATTCCGCTTATACGGTAAAACGCGAACCTTAACCTCAAGGAGCAGCTATGCAAACAACGCGGAAACAGCCCTTACCGGCCGGTAA
- a CDS encoding GNAT family N-acetyltransferase, with protein MMKYTLHIMTSEHREAVMNIFNYYIENSMAAYRQEMLPLEAFDRFLKLTEKYPAYVAQAEDKSVMGFGFLSAHKDIVEFSHTAEFTCFLHPGNLGIGMGGAILTRLESEAKKAGITNILASISSLNDRSLVFHEKHGFQQCGRFYAVGEKNGRRFDTIWMQKLLN; from the coding sequence ATGATGAAATACACCTTACACATCATGACATCTGAACATCGCGAAGCTGTGATGAACATTTTTAACTATTATATCGAAAACTCGATGGCGGCCTACAGGCAGGAGATGTTGCCGCTGGAAGCTTTTGATCGCTTTTTAAAGTTAACGGAAAAATATCCGGCATATGTGGCACAGGCTGAAGATAAAAGTGTTATGGGCTTTGGATTTCTGTCAGCCCATAAGGATATCGTCGAATTTTCCCACACGGCTGAATTCACCTGTTTTCTACATCCCGGGAATTTGGGAATTGGAATGGGGGGTGCTATTCTCACCCGACTTGAGAGTGAAGCAAAAAAGGCTGGTATTACCAATATACTTGCCAGTATCTCATCACTCAATGATCGTAGCCTTGTCTTTCATGAAAAACACGGGTTTCAGCAGTGTGGGCGATTTTATGCCGTGGGAGAAAAGAACGGCAGAAGATTTGACACCATCTGGATGCAGAAATTGTTGAATTAA
- a CDS encoding tripartite tricarboxylate transporter TctB family protein, translating to MKQHKQTALGVVLLVMGSFLLWHTYDAQYALGQIDIKYGMMFYPRILLVGWCLLSIGLIVEGILQSPKRESDEVFNTKTVLAFGGLTAAGILMLDYAGFVLTAIPFFLLTSLLLGWRKPVSLMITGILFPLGTWYVFEGIMRLPLPRSIWFTWI from the coding sequence ATGAAACAACATAAACAAACTGCACTCGGGGTAGTTCTTCTTGTAATGGGAAGTTTCCTGCTCTGGCACACATATGATGCGCAGTATGCACTTGGACAGATAGATATTAAATACGGGATGATGTTTTACCCGAGGATTCTACTGGTCGGCTGGTGCCTGTTGTCCATCGGACTTATCGTCGAGGGTATCCTGCAAAGTCCTAAGAGAGAAAGCGATGAAGTCTTCAATACAAAAACTGTACTCGCTTTTGGCGGCTTAACAGCCGCAGGCATACTTATGCTGGATTACGCCGGTTTCGTTCTGACAGCGATCCCGTTCTTTTTGCTCACAAGTCTGCTCCTTGGATGGCGCAAACCTGTGTCACTCATGATAACAGGAATTCTTTTCCCGCTGGGAACCTGGTATGTGTTTGAAGGAATCATGCGCCTGCCACTTCCCCGCTCAATCTGGTTTACTTGGATCTAA
- a CDS encoding Bug family tripartite tricarboxylate transporter substrate binding protein, whose protein sequence is MKLSKNLFSALLAVLLVAVFSTAHAYPKRTITMVVPFGAGGGTDTLARGFAELLSQELDQTIMIRNTSGASGTVGTAQVANARKDGYTIGLIPIGPMATQPHLNKLPYGLDSWEYIANIYLTPLVFLVDEKAPWNSIADIAEDGKSNPNKYVYGSSGPGTTPHIAQVATMQALGIEARHIPDSGTGPAMKSLAGGVIHFFSDTPPLLERYAVKGLGVYSDERLQAYPELPTMKEQGVDLKFHVWGGLVAPKGTPQEVVDVLAAATKKVSESAEFQKFMDNLKTDIRYMDSQEFKAFVESESEVIGGILESAGLKK, encoded by the coding sequence ATGAAATTGAGTAAAAATCTTTTTTCCGCCCTCCTTGCAGTACTCCTGGTGGCCGTGTTCAGTACCGCTCACGCCTACCCTAAGCGCACCATCACCATGGTGGTTCCATTTGGCGCTGGCGGCGGCACTGACACTCTCGCCCGTGGTTTCGCCGAGCTCCTGAGCCAGGAACTCGACCAGACCATTATGATCAGAAACACCTCCGGTGCTTCCGGCACTGTTGGCACTGCCCAGGTTGCAAATGCCAGAAAAGACGGTTACACCATCGGCCTTATCCCGATCGGCCCGATGGCTACCCAGCCGCACTTGAACAAGCTTCCATACGGACTTGATTCCTGGGAGTACATCGCCAATATTTACCTCACCCCGCTGGTATTCCTGGTAGATGAAAAGGCACCTTGGAACTCCATCGCTGATATCGCCGAAGATGGTAAGAGCAACCCGAACAAGTATGTATACGGTTCCTCCGGACCAGGCACCACTCCACATATTGCCCAGGTTGCGACCATGCAGGCACTCGGGATTGAAGCTCGTCACATCCCTGACAGCGGTACCGGGCCAGCTATGAAATCTCTTGCTGGTGGCGTTATCCATTTTTTCAGCGACACCCCACCACTGCTTGAGCGTTACGCAGTAAAAGGCCTCGGTGTCTACTCTGACGAACGCCTTCAGGCGTATCCTGAACTCCCTACCATGAAAGAGCAGGGCGTTGATCTGAAGTTCCACGTCTGGGGTGGTCTCGTTGCTCCGAAGGGAACTCCGCAGGAAGTTGTCGATGTACTCGCAGCAGCTACCAAGAAAGTCAGCGAGAGCGCTGAGTTCCAGAAGTTCATGGACAATCTCAAAACAGATATCCGCTACATGGACTCCCAGGAGTTCAAGGCATTCGTCGAGAGCGAATCCGAGGTAATTGGCGGTATCCTCGAGTCTGCTGGCCTGAAGAAATAA
- a CDS encoding response regulator: protein MKRVLIVDDSGNHRNQLTIILKKHGYELIEAENGEQAIEIAPKMHVDFILLDVIMPVIDGYQTCEIRKYQEPTQAVLINFLSAKNEISHRTFG, encoded by the coding sequence ATGAAACGAGTCCTCATTGTTGATGACAGCGGGAATCACAGGAATCAATTGACGATTATCCTGAAAAAACATGGCTACGAGCTGATTGAAGCAGAAAATGGTGAACAAGCAATCGAAATTGCGCCTAAAATGCACGTCGATTTCATTCTGCTGGACGTGATCATGCCTGTTATAGATGGCTACCAGACCTGCGAGATACGTAAATACCAGGAACCAACCCAGGCCGTGCTTATCAATTTCCTTTCAGCCAAGAATGAAATATCTCATCGAACGTTTGGATAA
- the ilvD gene encoding dihydroxy-acid dehydratase, giving the protein MDFIYKDPKYRSAAVVNGITMGGPRAHLKGMGADTDDLGKPFIGIVNSFNEMHPGHIHFRRLVDRIRDGVHQAGGIPFEFGCLALCDSFSQGNEGMCYVLPSREHIADSIEITAEAQRLDGLVFVAGCDKIVPAMLMAMMRLNLPSVMVTGGPMLPGRHDGRLCATYELKEAAGRLKKGEIDKDEFLLREDRLSPGPGSCAMMGTANSMSVAAEALGVTLPGTATVHAVMGQKLRDAKTSGKLVVKLVEEDTKPLDFVTKESFDNCLKTLLAVGGSTNLTLHMPAIAHEAGMNLTLEEIDRISSETPYLAKVKPSGSHTLLDLDDAGGIQAVMKELGSKLNTGVKDVLGQTLAERFAKAINSNSEVIRSIDRAYSPQGSLAVLKGNLAPLGSVVKQSGVAESMMVHSGPARCFTSEEETIEAILSGQITPGDVIVIRYEGPKGGPGMREMLTATGALVGVGLSDSVALVTDGRFSGATRGPCIGHISPEAAADGPIAAIVDGDMIHIDIPKRTLNVDLTPEQIEERLKACVAPPLKVQNAEKGVLGRYARNVGSAHLGAILR; this is encoded by the coding sequence ATGGATTTTATATATAAAGACCCTAAATACCGCAGTGCCGCTGTCGTCAATGGTATCACCATGGGTGGTCCCAGAGCTCACCTTAAAGGCATGGGCGCAGATACTGACGATTTGGGCAAACCTTTCATTGGCATCGTAAATTCGTTCAATGAGATGCACCCCGGCCACATCCACTTCCGCCGTCTCGTAGACAGAATTCGAGACGGTGTCCACCAGGCCGGGGGCATCCCATTCGAATTTGGCTGTTTAGCCCTTTGTGATAGCTTTTCCCAGGGCAACGAAGGGATGTGTTATGTACTGCCAAGCCGTGAACATATCGCTGACTCCATAGAAATCACCGCCGAGGCTCAGCGACTTGACGGGCTTGTATTTGTTGCCGGTTGCGATAAAATCGTACCTGCAATGCTGATGGCCATGATGCGGCTGAACTTGCCAAGTGTTATGGTAACCGGTGGCCCAATGCTGCCTGGCCGTCACGACGGACGCCTCTGTGCTACCTACGAGTTGAAGGAAGCGGCGGGACGTCTGAAAAAAGGCGAAATCGACAAAGATGAGTTTCTGCTGAGGGAGGACCGTCTCTCTCCCGGTCCTGGCTCCTGTGCAATGATGGGCACCGCGAACTCCATGTCTGTTGCAGCGGAAGCCCTTGGCGTCACCCTGCCTGGCACCGCCACCGTTCATGCGGTAATGGGCCAGAAGCTCCGGGACGCAAAAACAAGCGGAAAGCTTGTTGTCAAACTGGTCGAAGAAGATACCAAACCCCTCGATTTCGTTACCAAGGAATCATTCGATAACTGTCTCAAAACCCTTCTTGCAGTTGGCGGGTCTACCAACCTGACCTTGCACATGCCTGCCATCGCCCATGAGGCCGGGATGAACCTGACTCTCGAAGAGATTGACAGAATCAGTAGCGAAACACCATACCTCGCCAAAGTCAAACCTTCAGGCTCACATACCCTGTTGGATCTCGACGATGCCGGAGGTATTCAGGCGGTGATGAAAGAGTTGGGAAGCAAACTCAATACCGGGGTCAAAGATGTTCTGGGCCAGACCCTGGCAGAGAGATTTGCCAAAGCAATCAACAGCAACAGTGAAGTAATTCGTTCTATTGATCGCGCGTACTCCCCACAAGGCAGCCTGGCAGTACTGAAAGGCAACCTGGCACCACTGGGTAGTGTTGTGAAGCAAAGCGGTGTAGCCGAGTCCATGATGGTGCACTCTGGCCCGGCCCGCTGTTTTACTTCAGAAGAGGAAACCATCGAAGCAATTCTATCAGGTCAGATCACCCCCGGCGATGTTATCGTTATCCGCTACGAGGGTCCGAAAGGCGGCCCTGGCATGCGCGAAATGCTTACCGCTACCGGTGCCCTGGTCGGCGTCGGCCTGAGTGATTCTGTCGCTCTTGTTACCGATGGTCGCTTTTCCGGAGCAACACGCGGCCCATGCATTGGACACATTTCACCAGAAGCTGCCGCAGATGGCCCCATTGCAGCAATTGTCGATGGTGACATGATTCACATAGATATTCCCAAACGCACCCTTAATGTTGACCTGACTCCTGAGCAGATTGAAGAACGTCTCAAGGCTTGTGTGGCTCCACCACTCAAGGTCCAAAATGCGGAAAAAGGTGTGTTGGGCAGATACGCCCGTAATGTAGGTTCTGCTCATCTTGGAGCTATCCTGCGCTAG
- a CDS encoding DMT family transporter — protein sequence MITGYFFIIAAAICWGLIGVFSGLAFSQGIQPMEVAFWRAVIAWGCFTFQALCLRQMRIDPKDLPLLSIFALLGISLFYISYQYAVKTGGVALASVLLYTAPAWVVICSYFFYREKLTTIKLTAVALVISGVFLISKSGGTGGGSVSIGFVALISGLASGFCYSLYYTIGKHFSGKYTSANLFMYLLPIGAMGILPFVEFVPKTTEAWLALVGLAVVSTFIANIFYYQGIRYLEAGRASIVATLEPVVAAVTAFIFFGEYFSIVGYMGAALIIVAVLATIWEK from the coding sequence ATGATTACGGGATATTTTTTTATTATTGCAGCTGCCATTTGCTGGGGGCTGATTGGTGTTTTTTCGGGTTTGGCGTTTTCCCAGGGCATCCAGCCAATGGAAGTGGCTTTTTGGCGCGCTGTTATTGCCTGGGGCTGCTTTACTTTTCAGGCTCTCTGCTTACGGCAGATGCGTATAGACCCTAAAGATCTGCCGCTACTTTCAATATTCGCCCTGTTGGGTATTTCACTATTCTATATTTCTTACCAGTATGCGGTTAAGACGGGCGGTGTCGCGCTTGCATCGGTGTTGCTCTATACAGCCCCAGCCTGGGTAGTGATCTGTTCATACTTCTTTTATCGTGAAAAGCTGACTACGATCAAACTTACAGCTGTGGCACTGGTAATCTCTGGAGTATTTTTGATCTCCAAGTCTGGCGGCACCGGGGGAGGTTCGGTTTCTATCGGTTTTGTTGCCTTAATCTCTGGTCTTGCTTCCGGCTTTTGCTACTCGCTGTACTATACCATCGGTAAGCACTTTTCTGGTAAGTATACATCTGCCAATCTGTTCATGTATCTTCTGCCGATTGGAGCCATGGGGATTTTGCCTTTTGTTGAATTTGTCCCGAAGACGACTGAGGCATGGTTGGCTCTGGTTGGTCTTGCTGTTGTTTCAACCTTTATTGCAAATATTTTTTATTACCAGGGCATTCGCTATCTGGAGGCGGGCAGGGCATCTATCGTTGCCACTTTGGAACCTGTAGTCGCTGCAGTGACCGCCTTCATCTTCTTTGGTGAGTACTTCTCAATTGTTGGTTATATGGGTGCCGCCCTCATTATTGTAGCCGTGCTGGCGACAATCTGGGAAAAGTGA
- a CDS encoding glycogen/starch/alpha-glucan phosphorylase — protein sequence MQTTRKQPLPAGKKSVTDVAAFREKILYYLKFTCGKSQQEASSKDLAHALSLAIREDLINGMIDTSDRYHQKKAKRLYYLSMEFLVGRSLGNNLFNLEVFDLAENALKQMGVDLEEIREHETDAALGNGGLGRLAACFLDSLATMDMPGYGYGLNYEFGLFRQEIANGYQREKPGRWDGENSPWLITRSSEFCMIPVYGKIDHSLHTGEDYNPMWLDWQLIVGVPHDMPIVGYGGKTINYLRLFSARASDEFDIRIFNDGDYFQAVSQKISSETVSKVLYPSDSVIQGKESRLVQEFFLVACSVQDIIRKFQKDHRDFKKLPEKVALHMNDTHPALAVAELMRVLIDEHSLEWETAWDITRKTCAYTNHTLLPEALEKWPVSLFERVLPRHLQIIYEINHRFLEEVKVNFPHDENIPTRMSLIEEQSGKQVNMAHLAIVGSHSINGVAALHSNLVRTSLFPDFATMWPDRFNNKTNGVTQRRWLLKANPALSNLITETIGDEWITNLNVLKRLADFATDPKFQKKFMEVKSENKKQLAKIIQDKARVKVKPESLFDIQIKRIHEYKRQLLNVLCIIHSYLNIIEDKAPLEVPRTHIFAGKAAPGYAMAKLIIKLINSVGQVVNNDKRAQKYLKVVMLPDYCVSLAEKIIPAADLSEQISIAGMEASGTGNMKLTLNGALTIGTLDGANIEIMEEVGRDNIFIFGLEVEDIEKMRSENSYNPWDYYANNPNIRRVMDALSSDMFSQERPGLFNDIYNSIMYGGDFYCHLADLQSYIFTQQQVSELYAKPQQWAEKAILNVARVGKFSSDRTVEEYAREIWNLKSITK from the coding sequence ATGCAAACAACGCGGAAACAGCCCTTACCGGCCGGTAAAAAATCGGTCACCGACGTTGCTGCCTTCAGAGAAAAAATATTGTATTACCTTAAGTTCACCTGCGGTAAATCACAACAGGAAGCGTCCAGCAAGGATCTCGCCCATGCCCTCTCGCTGGCAATTCGCGAAGATCTCATCAACGGTATGATCGATACCAGCGATCGATACCACCAGAAAAAAGCCAAACGGTTATACTATCTCTCCATGGAATTCCTGGTAGGCCGTTCACTCGGTAACAACCTGTTCAACCTTGAGGTATTCGACCTTGCCGAGAACGCCCTGAAGCAGATGGGGGTTGATCTCGAAGAAATCCGGGAACATGAAACGGACGCTGCCCTCGGCAATGGTGGCCTGGGCAGACTTGCAGCCTGTTTTCTCGACTCACTGGCCACAATGGACATGCCCGGTTACGGCTATGGCCTCAATTATGAGTTCGGACTTTTCAGGCAGGAAATAGCAAACGGCTACCAGCGCGAAAAACCTGGCAGGTGGGATGGGGAAAACAGCCCGTGGCTGATTACCAGATCCAGCGAGTTCTGTATGATACCGGTCTACGGCAAAATCGATCATAGTCTCCACACCGGAGAAGACTACAACCCGATGTGGCTCGATTGGCAATTGATAGTCGGTGTCCCCCACGACATGCCTATCGTCGGCTACGGTGGGAAAACCATAAACTACCTGCGACTCTTCTCCGCCAGAGCCTCAGATGAATTTGATATCCGGATCTTCAACGACGGGGACTACTTCCAGGCCGTCAGTCAGAAAATATCCAGTGAAACCGTCTCTAAAGTGCTCTACCCATCTGATTCGGTTATTCAGGGCAAGGAGTCGAGACTGGTACAGGAGTTTTTTCTGGTCGCCTGCTCTGTGCAGGATATCATCAGAAAGTTCCAGAAAGACCACAGGGATTTCAAAAAGCTACCAGAAAAGGTCGCCCTCCACATGAATGATACCCACCCTGCGCTGGCTGTGGCTGAGTTGATGCGTGTGCTGATTGACGAGCACTCCCTTGAATGGGAGACAGCTTGGGATATCACCCGAAAGACCTGTGCCTACACCAACCACACCCTGCTGCCCGAAGCTTTGGAGAAGTGGCCGGTATCGCTCTTTGAGCGGGTCCTCCCCAGGCATCTGCAGATAATTTATGAGATCAATCACCGCTTTCTTGAAGAAGTTAAGGTGAATTTTCCCCACGACGAAAATATCCCAACCCGCATGTCACTTATCGAAGAACAAAGTGGCAAGCAGGTAAACATGGCGCATCTGGCCATAGTTGGTAGCCATTCTATTAACGGTGTCGCCGCCCTGCATAGCAATCTGGTTAGAACCTCGCTGTTTCCTGATTTTGCGACAATGTGGCCCGATCGCTTCAACAACAAGACCAACGGTGTTACCCAGCGCCGCTGGCTGCTTAAAGCCAATCCGGCACTGTCGAACCTCATCACCGAAACCATTGGGGACGAATGGATTACCAACCTCAATGTTCTGAAACGTCTCGCCGATTTCGCAACTGACCCAAAATTTCAAAAGAAATTTATGGAGGTCAAGTCTGAGAACAAGAAGCAACTTGCCAAGATTATTCAGGACAAAGCCAGAGTCAAGGTCAAGCCTGAATCACTTTTTGATATCCAGATAAAGAGAATCCATGAGTATAAAAGGCAATTACTCAACGTCCTCTGCATTATCCACTCTTATCTCAACATCATAGAAGATAAGGCACCCCTAGAGGTACCGCGCACCCATATTTTTGCAGGCAAGGCTGCGCCCGGCTATGCCATGGCGAAGCTGATTATTAAGTTGATTAATAGTGTCGGCCAGGTAGTCAATAACGATAAGCGGGCGCAAAAATATCTTAAAGTTGTGATGCTGCCTGATTATTGTGTATCCCTTGCCGAGAAAATCATTCCGGCAGCGGATCTCAGTGAGCAAATCTCTATTGCCGGTATGGAAGCTTCCGGGACTGGCAACATGAAACTCACCCTGAATGGCGCTCTCACCATTGGCACCCTGGACGGTGCGAATATCGAAATCATGGAAGAAGTTGGCCGGGACAACATTTTTATTTTCGGCCTTGAGGTCGAAGACATAGAAAAAATGCGTAGTGAAAACAGCTACAATCCGTGGGACTACTATGCAAACAATCCGAATATCAGGCGGGTAATGGACGCATTGAGCAGTGATATGTTCAGCCAGGAGAGGCCAGGCCTGTTCAATGACATCTACAACTCGATTATGTATGGCGGTGACTTCTATTGCCACTTGGCCGACCTTCAAAGTTATATATTCACCCAGCAACAGGTGAGTGAACTCTACGCAAAGCCACAGCAATGGGCTGAAAAAGCCATTCTGAATGTGGCCAGGGTTGGTAAATTCTCATCAGATCGAACAGTTGAGGAATATGCCAGAGAAATCTGGAATCTCAAATCTATAACAAAATAG